Proteins encoded in a region of the Streptomyces akebiae genome:
- the nuoN gene encoding NADH-quinone oxidoreductase subunit NuoN, translating to MSASAVHSLWTTAADPITKIDAPKIEYGQLSPTLIVIGAAIVGVLVEAFVPRRFRYHAQVFVSVVALAASFAAVVALAAGGYGTTKAGIAAMGAIAVDGPALFLQGTILLAGILGVFTFAERRLDPEAHGNKVDSFAAQAASVPGSDSEKAAVRAGFTTTEVFPLLLFAIGGMLIFPAANDLLTLFIALEVFSLPLYLLCAVARRKRLMSQEAAVKYFLLGAFASAFTLFGIALLYGYAGSVKYATIAQVVDGTISDINPALAETMGNDALLLIGAAMLVMGLLFKVGAVPFHMWTPDVYQGAPTPVTGFMAAATKVAAFGALLRLLYVVLPGLRWDWRPVMWAVAIVTMLAGAIVAITQTDIKRLLAYSSIAHAGFILAGVIAASPDGVSSVLFYLGAYSFVTIGAFAVVTLVRDAGGEATHLSKWAGLGRRSPLVAAVFAVFLLAFAGIPLTSGFAGKFAVFKAAAEGGAGAIVVVGVISSAIAAFFYIRVIVLMFFSEPRPEGPTVAVPSPLTMTAIAVGVAVTLVLGVAPQYFLDLAGQAGVFVR from the coding sequence GTGAGCGCATCAGCCGTCCACAGCCTGTGGACAACCGCGGCCGACCCGATCACCAAGATCGACGCGCCGAAGATCGAATACGGGCAATTGTCGCCCACCCTGATCGTCATCGGCGCGGCGATCGTCGGAGTGCTGGTCGAGGCCTTCGTCCCGCGCAGGTTCCGCTACCACGCCCAGGTGTTCGTCTCCGTCGTCGCCCTCGCGGCCTCCTTCGCCGCGGTCGTCGCGCTCGCGGCGGGCGGATACGGCACCACCAAGGCCGGCATCGCGGCCATGGGCGCCATCGCCGTGGACGGACCGGCCCTGTTCCTCCAGGGCACGATCCTCCTCGCCGGCATCCTCGGCGTCTTCACCTTCGCCGAACGGCGCCTCGACCCCGAGGCGCACGGCAACAAGGTCGACTCCTTCGCCGCACAGGCCGCCTCCGTGCCCGGCAGCGACAGCGAGAAGGCCGCCGTCAGGGCGGGGTTCACCACCACCGAGGTCTTCCCCCTGCTGCTCTTCGCGATCGGCGGCATGCTGATCTTCCCGGCGGCCAACGACCTGCTGACCCTCTTCATCGCGCTGGAGGTCTTCTCCCTCCCGCTCTACCTGCTGTGCGCCGTGGCCCGCCGCAAGCGGCTCATGTCGCAGGAGGCGGCGGTCAAGTACTTCCTCCTCGGTGCCTTCGCGTCCGCCTTCACCCTCTTCGGCATCGCCCTGCTGTACGGCTACGCGGGCTCGGTGAAGTACGCGACGATCGCCCAGGTCGTCGACGGCACCATCAGCGACATCAACCCCGCCCTCGCCGAGACCATGGGCAACGACGCGCTGCTGCTGATCGGCGCCGCCATGCTCGTCATGGGCCTGCTCTTCAAGGTCGGCGCGGTGCCGTTCCACATGTGGACCCCGGACGTCTACCAGGGGGCGCCCACGCCCGTCACGGGCTTCATGGCCGCCGCGACCAAGGTGGCAGCCTTCGGCGCGCTGCTCCGGCTCCTGTACGTCGTCCTGCCCGGCCTGCGCTGGGACTGGCGGCCGGTCATGTGGGCCGTCGCCATCGTCACCATGCTGGCCGGCGCGATCGTCGCCATCACCCAGACCGACATCAAGCGGCTGCTCGCCTACTCCTCGATCGCCCACGCCGGTTTCATCCTCGCCGGTGTCATCGCGGCCTCACCCGACGGCGTCTCGTCCGTGCTGTTCTACCTGGGCGCCTACTCCTTCGTGACCATCGGCGCGTTCGCCGTGGTGACGCTGGTGCGCGACGCGGGCGGCGAGGCCACGCACCTGTCCAAGTGGGCCGGGCTCGGCCGCAGGTCCCCCCTGGTGGCGGCCGTCTTCGCGGTCTTCCTGCTGGCCTTCGCGGGCATCCCGCTGACCTCCGGGTTCGCGGGGAAGTTCGCCGTGTTCAAGGCGGCGGCGGAAGGCGGCGCGGGCGCGATCGTCGTGGTCGGTGTGATCTCCTCGGCCATCGCCGCGTTCTTCTACATCCGCGTCATCGTGCTCATGTTCTTCAGTGAGCCGCGCCCCGAGGGGCCGACGGTCGCCGTGCCGTCACCGCTGACCATGACCGCGATCGCGGTCGGGGTCGCCGTCACCCTGGTGCTCGGTGTCGCGCCGCAGTACTTCCTGGATCTGGCGGGACAGGCGGGCGTCTTCGTGCGATAG
- a CDS encoding NADH-quinone oxidoreductase subunit J translates to MSAQLAAYTTSTGEAFQFWVLGTIAVIGALCTVFMKRAVHSALCLAGTMIILAVFYLANGAYFLGVVQIVVYTGAIMMLFLFVVMLVGVTAADSLKETIKGQRWLALLCGLGFGILLTAGIGNASLTEFNGLGTANAGGNVEGLAALIFTDYVFAFELTGALLITAAVGAMVLTHRERTERAKTQRELAEQRVREGKHLPPLPAPGVYARHNAVDIAGLLPDGTPSELTVSKTLRDRGQIRDVSTEALNDLKALEQRAEDRLERSHSGSGGNGRDSGTNGKNGEAAK, encoded by the coding sequence ATGAGCGCGCAGCTCGCCGCCTACACCACCTCCACCGGTGAGGCCTTCCAGTTCTGGGTGCTCGGCACGATCGCCGTGATCGGCGCCCTGTGCACCGTCTTCATGAAGAGGGCCGTGCACAGCGCGCTCTGCCTCGCCGGCACCATGATCATCCTGGCCGTGTTCTACCTGGCCAACGGCGCCTACTTCCTGGGCGTCGTGCAGATCGTCGTCTACACCGGCGCGATCATGATGCTGTTCCTGTTCGTGGTGATGCTCGTCGGCGTCACCGCGGCGGACTCCCTGAAGGAGACCATCAAGGGCCAGCGCTGGCTGGCCCTCCTGTGCGGCCTCGGCTTCGGCATCCTGCTGACCGCGGGCATCGGCAACGCCTCGCTGACGGAGTTCAACGGCCTGGGCACGGCGAACGCGGGCGGCAACGTGGAGGGCCTCGCGGCCCTGATCTTCACCGACTACGTGTTCGCCTTCGAACTCACCGGCGCCCTCCTCATCACGGCCGCCGTCGGCGCCATGGTCCTCACCCACCGCGAGCGCACCGAGCGCGCCAAGACCCAGCGCGAGCTGGCCGAACAGCGCGTACGCGAGGGCAAGCACCTCCCGCCGCTGCCGGCCCCCGGCGTCTACGCCCGGCACAACGCGGTCGACATCGCGGGCCTGTTGCCCGACGGCACCCCGTCCGAGCTGACCGTCAGCAAGACCCTGCGGGACCGGGGCCAGATCCGTGACGTGTCGACCGAGGCACTGAACGACCTCAAGGCCCTGGAGCAGCGCGCCGAGGACCGCCTGGAGCGCTCGCACAGCGGAAGCGGCGGAAACGGCCGCGACAGCGGCACCAACGGGAAGAACGGGGAGGCAGCGAAGTGA
- the nuoI gene encoding NADH-quinone oxidoreductase subunit NuoI gives MAEEPKENKQGFQNPVAGFGVTFKAMFKKRLTEQYPEQQKTTAPRFHGRHQLNRHPDGLEKCVGCELCAWACPADAIYVEGADNTDEERYSPGERYGRVYQINYARCILCGLCIEACPTRALTMTNEFELADSSRANLIYTKEQLLAGLEEGMVDSPHSIFPGADEQDYYRGLVTEAAPGTERQVATSQGERPEDEEVDA, from the coding sequence ATGGCTGAGGAGCCGAAAGAGAACAAGCAGGGGTTCCAGAACCCCGTCGCCGGCTTCGGCGTGACCTTCAAGGCCATGTTCAAGAAGCGGCTGACCGAGCAGTATCCGGAGCAGCAGAAGACCACGGCCCCGCGGTTCCACGGCAGGCACCAGCTCAACCGCCATCCGGACGGCCTGGAGAAGTGCGTCGGCTGCGAACTGTGCGCCTGGGCCTGCCCCGCCGACGCCATCTACGTGGAGGGCGCCGACAACACGGACGAGGAGCGCTACTCCCCGGGCGAGCGGTACGGCCGCGTCTACCAGATCAACTACGCCCGCTGCATCCTGTGCGGCCTGTGCATCGAGGCCTGCCCCACGCGCGCGCTCACGATGACCAACGAGTTCGAGCTGGCGGACTCCAGCCGCGCCAACCTCATCTACACCAAGGAGCAGCTGCTCGCCGGTCTGGAGGAGGGCATGGTCGACTCGCCCCACTCGATCTTCCCCGGCGCCGACGAGCAGGACTACTACCGGGGCCTGGTCACCGAGGCGGCGCCCGGTACGGAGCGTCAGGTCGCCACCTCCCAGGGCGAGAGGCCGGAAGACGAGGAGGTGGACGCATGA
- the nuoH gene encoding NADH-quinone oxidoreductase subunit NuoH, with translation MSAYFLAAEDLSMFGRDPWWLVVVKAVFCFAFLMITVLFSIVWERKVVAWMQLRIGPNRHGPWGMLQSLADGIKLMLKEDVIVKRADKVVYVLAPIVAAIPAFMAIAVIPFGPAGNEISIFGQRTTMQLTDLPIAMLYILAVASVGIYGIVLAGWSSGSTYPLLGGLRSCAQMISYEIAMGAAFASVFLYSGSMSTSAIVEAQQDRWYIVLLPVSFVIYIVTMVGETNRAPFDMPESEGDLVGGFNTEYSSIKFAMFMLAEYVNMVTVSAVSVTLFLGGWRAPYPISTFWEGANHGWWPMLWFVVKVQLLLFFFIWLRGTLPRVRYDQLMKLGWKVLLPVSVVWLMLVATVRTLRNENYDFAEIALYVLGAVIVLFLLSVVADMFRDRREAQDQPAEPAGFDPMAGGFPVPPLPGQTLPPVPRRRPRRERELIVSGGSDTDSDGSSNGREASDG, from the coding sequence ATGAGCGCGTACTTCCTCGCCGCTGAAGACCTCTCGATGTTCGGCCGCGACCCCTGGTGGCTGGTCGTCGTCAAGGCGGTGTTCTGCTTCGCCTTCCTGATGATCACCGTGCTGTTCTCCATCGTGTGGGAGCGCAAGGTCGTCGCCTGGATGCAGCTGCGCATCGGCCCCAACCGGCACGGCCCCTGGGGCATGCTCCAGTCGCTCGCCGACGGCATCAAGCTGATGCTCAAGGAAGACGTCATCGTCAAACGCGCGGACAAGGTCGTCTACGTCCTCGCGCCGATCGTCGCGGCCATCCCGGCCTTCATGGCGATCGCGGTGATCCCCTTCGGGCCCGCCGGCAACGAGATCTCGATCTTCGGCCAGCGCACCACGATGCAGCTCACCGACCTGCCGATCGCGATGCTCTACATCCTCGCCGTCGCCTCGGTCGGCATCTACGGCATCGTCCTCGCGGGGTGGAGCTCCGGCTCCACCTATCCGCTCCTGGGCGGCCTGCGCTCCTGTGCGCAGATGATCTCCTACGAGATCGCCATGGGCGCCGCGTTCGCCTCGGTCTTCCTCTACTCGGGGTCGATGTCGACGTCGGCGATCGTGGAGGCGCAGCAGGACCGCTGGTACATCGTGCTGCTGCCGGTGTCGTTCGTCATCTACATCGTGACCATGGTCGGCGAGACCAACCGCGCCCCGTTCGACATGCCGGAGTCCGAGGGCGACCTCGTCGGCGGCTTCAACACCGAGTACTCGTCGATCAAGTTCGCGATGTTCATGCTCGCCGAGTACGTCAACATGGTGACCGTCTCCGCCGTGTCGGTGACGCTGTTCCTCGGCGGCTGGCGGGCTCCCTACCCCATCAGCACCTTCTGGGAGGGCGCCAACCACGGCTGGTGGCCGATGCTCTGGTTCGTGGTGAAGGTGCAGCTGCTGCTGTTCTTCTTCATCTGGCTGCGCGGCACCCTCCCACGCGTCCGCTACGACCAGCTGATGAAGCTCGGCTGGAAGGTCCTCCTGCCGGTCTCCGTGGTCTGGCTGATGCTCGTCGCGACCGTGCGGACCCTCAGGAACGAGAACTACGACTTCGCCGAGATCGCGCTGTACGTCCTCGGCGCCGTCATCGTCCTCTTCCTGCTCTCCGTAGTCGCCGACATGTTCCGCGACCGGCGCGAGGCACAGGACCAGCCCGCCGAACCGGCCGGCTTCGACCCGATGGCCGGCGGATTCCCCGTGCCGCCCCTGCCCGGACAGACCCTCCCGCCGGTGCCGCGCAGGCGCCCGCGCCGGGAGCGGGAGCTGATTGTCAGTGGCGGGTCCGATACTGACAGTGACGGATCTTCGAATGGGAGGGAGGCGTCCGATGGCTGA
- the nuoL gene encoding NADH-quinone oxidoreductase subunit L: protein MENLIALLVAAPLLGAAVLLCGGRRLDAVGHWIGTALAAASFVIGVVLFADMLGKDAEHREIGQHLFSWIPVEGFQADVAFQLDQLSMTFVLLITGVGSLIHVYSIGYMEHDERRRRFFGYLNLFLAAMLLLVLADNYLLLYVGWEGVGLASYLLIGFWQHKPSAATAAKKAFLVNRVGDVGLSIAIMLMFTTFGTFAFGPVLGAVGETSEGTLTAIALMLLLAACGKSAQVPLQSWLGDAMEGPTPVSALIHAATMVTAGVYLIVRSANIFNAAPDAQLVTTVVGAVTLLFGAIVGCAKDDIKKALAGSTMSQIGYMVLAAGLGPIGYVFAIMHLVTHGFFKAGLFLGAGSVMHGMNDEVDMRKYGGLRKYMPITFVTFGLGYLAIIGFPGLSGFFSKDKIIEAAFAKGGTEGWILGGVALLGAAITAFYMTRVMLMTFFGEKRWQPDEHGHEPHPHESPKVMTIPMIVLAVGSVFGGAYFSIGDRFIHWLEPVTGHAHGHPPVSALTVTISTVAVMVIGVGLAWLQYGRKPVPVVAPRGSLLTRAARRDLLQDDFNHVVLVRGGEHLTRSLVYVDHTLVDGVVNGTAASMGGLSGRLRRIQNGYARSYAVSMFGGAAILIAATLLMRAV from the coding sequence GTGGAGAACCTGATTGCGCTGCTGGTCGCGGCGCCCCTGCTCGGAGCCGCCGTCCTGCTGTGCGGCGGCCGTCGCCTGGACGCCGTCGGCCACTGGATCGGCACGGCCCTCGCCGCCGCCTCCTTCGTCATCGGCGTGGTCCTCTTCGCCGACATGCTCGGCAAGGACGCCGAACACCGCGAGATCGGCCAGCACCTGTTCAGCTGGATCCCCGTCGAGGGCTTCCAGGCCGACGTGGCCTTCCAGCTCGACCAGTTGTCGATGACGTTCGTCCTGCTGATCACCGGAGTCGGCTCGCTCATCCACGTGTACTCCATCGGGTACATGGAGCACGACGAGCGCCGACGCCGCTTCTTCGGCTATCTGAACCTGTTCCTCGCGGCGATGCTGCTGCTGGTCCTCGCCGACAACTACCTGTTGCTGTACGTCGGCTGGGAGGGCGTCGGTCTCGCCTCGTACCTGCTGATCGGCTTCTGGCAGCACAAGCCCAGCGCCGCCACCGCCGCGAAGAAGGCCTTCCTGGTCAACCGCGTCGGCGATGTCGGCCTGTCCATCGCCATCATGCTGATGTTCACCACCTTCGGGACCTTCGCCTTCGGGCCGGTCCTGGGCGCCGTCGGCGAGACGAGCGAGGGCACGCTCACCGCGATCGCCCTGATGCTGCTGCTCGCGGCCTGCGGCAAGTCCGCCCAGGTGCCGCTGCAGTCCTGGCTCGGGGACGCGATGGAGGGCCCGACCCCGGTCTCCGCCCTCATCCACGCCGCGACCATGGTGACCGCGGGCGTCTACCTGATCGTCCGCTCCGCGAACATCTTCAACGCAGCCCCGGACGCACAGCTCGTCACCACCGTCGTGGGCGCGGTCACGCTCCTCTTCGGTGCGATCGTCGGTTGCGCGAAGGACGACATCAAGAAGGCCCTCGCCGGCTCGACGATGTCGCAGATCGGCTACATGGTGCTGGCCGCGGGCCTCGGCCCCATCGGCTACGTCTTCGCGATCATGCACCTGGTGACGCACGGCTTCTTCAAGGCGGGCCTGTTCCTCGGCGCCGGCTCGGTCATGCACGGCATGAACGACGAGGTCGACATGCGCAAGTACGGCGGCCTGCGGAAGTACATGCCGATCACCTTCGTCACCTTCGGCCTCGGCTACCTCGCCATCATCGGCTTCCCGGGCCTGTCCGGCTTCTTCTCCAAGGACAAGATCATCGAGGCGGCCTTCGCCAAGGGCGGCACCGAGGGCTGGATCCTCGGCGGCGTGGCCCTGCTGGGCGCGGCCATCACCGCGTTCTACATGACGCGCGTGATGCTGATGACGTTCTTCGGCGAGAAGCGTTGGCAGCCCGACGAGCACGGCCACGAACCGCACCCGCACGAGTCCCCCAAGGTCATGACGATCCCCATGATCGTCCTGGCGGTCGGATCGGTCTTCGGCGGCGCGTACTTCAGCATCGGTGACCGGTTCATCCACTGGCTGGAGCCCGTCACCGGCCACGCGCACGGCCACCCGCCGGTCAGCGCCCTGACGGTGACGATCTCCACGGTCGCCGTGATGGTCATCGGCGTCGGCCTCGCCTGGCTCCAGTACGGGCGCAAGCCCGTCCCCGTCGTCGCCCCGCGCGGATCGCTGCTCACCCGGGCCGCCCGGCGCGACCTGCTCCAGGACGACTTCAACCACGTCGTCCTCGTACGCGGCGGAGAGCACCTGACGCGCTCCCTCGTCTACGTCGACCACACCCTGGTCGACGGCGTCGTCAACGGCACGGCGGCCTCGATGGGCGGCCTCTCCGGGCGGCTGCGCCGGATCCAGAACGGCTATGCCCGGTCGTACGCGGTCTCGATGTTCGGCGGTGCTGCGATCCTCATCGCCGCGACCCTGCTGATGAGGGCGGTCTGA
- the recQ gene encoding DNA helicase RecQ, with translation MIGTDVTDVTGVRADEGMTAGPRGDGEALAVLHRVFGYDAFRGEQEAIIEHVVAGGDAVVLMPTGGGKSLCYQIPSLVRPGTGIVVSPLIALMQDQVDALRALGVRAGFINSTQDFDERRVVEAEFLAGELDLLYLAPERLRLDATLDLLGRGKISVFAIDEAHCVSQWGHDFRPDYLSLSLLGRRWPDVPRIALTATATRATHREITERLGMPGARHFEASFDRPNIQYRIVPKADPKKQLLSFLRQEHAGDAGIVYCLSRNSVERTAEFLSKNGVEAVPYHAGLDAGTRAAHQSRFLREEGLVVVATIAFGMGIDKPDVRFVAHLDLPKSVEGYYQETGRAGRDGLPSTAWMAYGLNDVIQQRKMIQGSEGDEAFRRRAAGHLDAMLALCETAQCRRGQLLQYFGQEPQADGCGNCDTCLVPPETWDGTVAAQKVLSTVVRLQRERGQKFGAVQIVDILLGRRTAKVIQFDHDQLSVFGIGEDLAEGEWRGVVRQLLAQGLLAVEGEYGTLVLTEESGAVLRRERDVPLRKEPKKPATTRSTSGGSGSSGSGRGERKAKAAIELPDDLLPVFEALRAWRAEQAREQGVPAYVIFHDATLREIAATAPASVAELGTISGIGEKKLATYGEGVLGVLASAGGAVDGPSAAASDGAKGPAGDDSTDADSFDWPDDEPEPEPDDWA, from the coding sequence ATGATCGGGACGGACGTGACGGACGTGACGGGTGTGAGGGCGGACGAGGGCATGACGGCCGGGCCGCGCGGGGACGGCGAGGCGCTGGCCGTGCTCCACCGTGTCTTCGGATACGACGCCTTCCGGGGCGAGCAGGAAGCGATCATCGAGCATGTGGTCGCGGGCGGCGACGCCGTCGTGCTCATGCCGACGGGCGGCGGCAAGTCCCTCTGCTACCAGATCCCGTCCCTGGTCAGGCCCGGTACCGGCATCGTGGTCTCCCCACTGATCGCGCTGATGCAGGACCAGGTGGACGCCCTGCGGGCCCTGGGCGTGCGCGCCGGGTTCATCAACTCCACGCAGGACTTCGACGAGCGGCGCGTGGTCGAGGCGGAGTTCCTCGCGGGCGAGCTGGACCTGCTCTACCTCGCACCGGAGCGCCTGCGGCTCGACGCCACCTTGGATCTGCTGGGGCGCGGCAAGATCTCGGTCTTCGCGATCGACGAGGCACACTGCGTCTCCCAATGGGGCCACGACTTCCGGCCCGACTACCTCTCCCTCTCCCTGCTGGGCCGGCGCTGGCCGGACGTGCCGCGCATCGCGCTCACCGCCACCGCCACCCGCGCCACGCACCGCGAGATCACCGAGCGGCTGGGCATGCCCGGCGCCAGGCACTTCGAGGCCAGCTTCGACCGGCCCAACATCCAGTACCGCATCGTGCCCAAGGCCGACCCGAAGAAGCAGCTGCTGTCCTTCCTGCGCCAGGAGCACGCGGGTGACGCCGGCATCGTCTACTGCCTCTCGCGCAACTCCGTCGAGCGGACCGCCGAGTTCCTCAGCAAGAACGGCGTCGAGGCGGTGCCGTACCACGCGGGCCTCGACGCGGGCACCCGCGCGGCGCACCAGTCACGGTTCCTGCGTGAGGAAGGGCTCGTCGTCGTCGCCACGATCGCCTTCGGCATGGGCATCGACAAGCCCGACGTACGCTTCGTCGCCCACCTCGACCTGCCGAAGTCCGTCGAGGGCTACTACCAGGAGACCGGCCGCGCCGGACGCGACGGACTGCCGTCCACGGCCTGGATGGCGTACGGCCTGAACGACGTCATACAACAGCGGAAGATGATCCAGGGCAGCGAGGGCGACGAGGCGTTCCGCCGCCGGGCCGCCGGCCACCTCGACGCCATGCTGGCGCTCTGCGAGACGGCCCAGTGCCGGCGCGGCCAACTGCTCCAGTACTTCGGCCAGGAACCCCAGGCCGACGGCTGCGGCAACTGCGACACCTGCCTCGTCCCACCGGAGACCTGGGACGGCACCGTGGCCGCGCAGAAGGTGCTCTCCACGGTGGTGCGGCTCCAGCGCGAGCGGGGGCAGAAGTTCGGCGCCGTGCAGATCGTCGACATCCTGCTGGGGCGCCGGACCGCGAAGGTCATCCAGTTCGACCACGACCAGCTCTCCGTCTTCGGCATCGGCGAGGACCTGGCCGAGGGCGAATGGCGGGGCGTCGTGCGGCAGCTCCTCGCCCAGGGGCTCCTCGCGGTCGAGGGCGAGTACGGCACGCTGGTGCTCACCGAGGAGAGCGGGGCGGTGCTGCGGCGGGAGCGGGACGTGCCGCTGCGCAAGGAACCGAAGAAGCCGGCGACCACACGGTCGACGTCCGGCGGCTCCGGGTCGTCGGGCTCCGGCCGGGGCGAACGCAAGGCGAAGGCAGCCATCGAACTCCCCGACGACCTGCTCCCCGTCTTCGAGGCCCTGCGCGCCTGGCGCGCCGAACAGGCCCGCGAACAGGGCGTCCCCGCCTACGTCATCTTCCACGACGCCACCCTCCGTGAGATCGCGGCCACGGCCCCCGCCTCCGTCGCCGAACTCGGCACGATCAGCGGGATCGGCGAGAAGAAGCTCGCGACGTACGGGGAGGGGGTGCTGGGGGTGCTGGCGTCGGCAGGCGGGGCCGTGGACGGACCTTCGGCCGCCGCCTCCGACGGGGCGAAGGGCCCGGCAGGCGACGACTCGACTGACGCGGACTCCT
- a CDS encoding NADH-quinone oxidoreductase subunit M, with protein sequence MSFPLLTATAALPALGAIATAAVPAPRRNAAKLLALIVSLGTLVLAAIIAFRFDPGGDRYQLTESHAWIADFGVRYELGVDGIAVALIGLTALLIPFIILAGWHDADPLETGSKRWRPTQGFFALILAVEAMVIISFEATDVFLFYIFFEAMLIPMYFLIGGFGDRAHEHGEEAASTQRSYAAVKFLLYNLVGGLIMLAAVIGLYVVAGNFSLPEIAEARANGSLEMATTTERWLFLGFFFAFAVKAPLWPLHTWLPNAMQESTAPVAVLITAVVDKVGTFAMLRFCLGLFPEASKWATPAILVLALISIIYGALLAVGQRDIKRLVAYASISHFGFIILGIFAMTSQGQSGATLYMVNHGISTAALMLVAGFLISRRGSRLIADYGGVQKVAPVLAGTFLIGGLATLSLPGLAPFVSEFLVLVGTFARYPVVGIIATVGIVLAALYTLVLYQRTMTGPVKAEVEGMPDLRVRELVVVAPLVVLLIFLGVYPKPVTDIVNPAVEHTMSDVQKKDPQPEVEAAK encoded by the coding sequence ATGTCCTTTCCTCTGCTGACAGCGACGGCGGCGCTCCCGGCCCTCGGGGCGATCGCCACGGCCGCCGTCCCGGCCCCGCGGCGCAACGCCGCGAAACTGCTGGCGCTGATCGTCTCGCTGGGCACGCTGGTGCTCGCCGCGATCATCGCGTTCCGCTTCGACCCCGGTGGCGACCGCTACCAGCTCACCGAGTCCCACGCCTGGATCGCGGACTTCGGCGTGCGGTACGAGCTGGGCGTCGACGGCATCGCGGTGGCGCTGATCGGGCTCACCGCCCTGCTCATCCCGTTCATCATCCTCGCGGGCTGGCACGACGCCGACCCGCTGGAGACCGGCAGCAAGCGGTGGCGGCCGACGCAGGGCTTCTTCGCCCTGATCCTGGCCGTCGAGGCGATGGTGATCATCTCCTTCGAGGCCACCGACGTCTTCCTCTTCTACATCTTCTTCGAAGCCATGCTCATCCCGATGTACTTCCTCATCGGCGGCTTCGGGGACCGGGCCCACGAGCACGGCGAGGAGGCGGCGTCCACGCAACGCTCGTACGCCGCGGTGAAGTTCCTCCTCTACAACCTGGTCGGCGGTCTGATCATGCTGGCCGCGGTCATCGGCCTCTACGTGGTCGCCGGGAACTTCTCGCTCCCGGAGATCGCCGAGGCCCGTGCCAACGGCTCCCTGGAGATGGCGACCACCACCGAGCGGTGGCTGTTCCTCGGCTTCTTCTTCGCCTTCGCCGTGAAGGCCCCGCTGTGGCCGCTGCACACCTGGCTGCCCAACGCCATGCAGGAGTCCACCGCCCCGGTCGCCGTCCTCATCACGGCCGTCGTCGACAAGGTCGGCACCTTCGCGATGCTCCGCTTCTGCCTCGGACTGTTCCCCGAGGCCAGCAAGTGGGCGACGCCCGCGATCCTCGTCCTGGCGTTGATCAGCATCATCTACGGGGCGCTGCTCGCCGTCGGCCAGCGCGACATCAAACGGCTGGTGGCGTACGCGTCGATCTCGCACTTCGGCTTCATCATCCTGGGAATCTTCGCGATGACCAGCCAGGGCCAGTCCGGCGCGACGCTCTACATGGTCAACCACGGCATCTCGACCGCCGCCCTGATGCTGGTCGCCGGATTCCTGATCTCCCGGCGCGGATCCCGGCTCATCGCCGACTACGGCGGGGTGCAGAAGGTCGCGCCGGTCCTCGCCGGCACCTTCCTGATCGGTGGCCTCGCGACGCTGTCGCTGCCCGGACTCGCCCCGTTCGTCAGTGAGTTCCTGGTCCTGGTCGGCACGTTCGCGCGCTATCCGGTGGTCGGGATCATCGCCACCGTCGGCATCGTCCTCGCCGCGCTCTACACCCTCGTGCTCTACCAGCGGACGATGACGGGCCCGGTGAAGGCCGAGGTCGAGGGGATGCCCGACCTGAGGGTGCGGGAGCTCGTGGTGGTCGCCCCGCTGGTCGTGCTGCTGATCTTCCTCGGCGTCTACCCGAAGCCGGTCACCGACATCGTCAACCCGGCGGTCGAGCACACCATGTCCGACGTCCAGAAGAAGGACCCCCAGCCCGAGGTGGAGGCGGCCAAGTGA
- the nuoK gene encoding NADH-quinone oxidoreductase subunit NuoK — protein sequence MNPVNYLYLAALLFTIGATGVLIRRNAIVVFMCVELMLNACNLALVAFSRMHGNLDGQIIAFFTMVVAAAEVVVGLAIIVSLFRSRHSASVDDASLMKL from the coding sequence GTGAATCCCGTCAACTACCTGTATCTCGCCGCCCTCCTGTTCACCATCGGCGCCACCGGCGTCCTGATCAGGCGGAACGCGATCGTGGTGTTCATGTGCGTCGAGCTGATGCTCAACGCCTGCAACCTCGCCCTGGTCGCCTTCTCCCGGATGCACGGCAATCTCGACGGCCAGATCATCGCCTTCTTCACGATGGTCGTCGCCGCCGCGGAGGTCGTGGTCGGACTCGCGATCATCGTGTCGCTCTTCCGGTCCCGCCACTCGGCCTCGGTCGACGACGCCAGCCTGATGAAGCTGTAA